From the genome of Rathayibacter sp. VKM Ac-2804:
ATGACCTCCATCACGGCGATCGAGACGGTGTCCGCGGCGAGCGCGATGCCGACGGCGGCGCGCCAGGAGACCCCCGCGCGGAGCACGCCGCGCATCGTCAGGGCATAGCCGAAGGCGAAGGCGAGCACGATGGAGAGGACGACGGTGCCGAGGTTGTGCAGCCCGAGTGCGGTGCCGAGCACCATGCCGAGGACCTCGCCGATGGCGCAGCCGGTGAGGCAGTGCAGGGTGGCCGTCGCGGCGGTCCGCCAGGACGTCGTGGCGGAGGACGTGTGCGTGCTGTGGTCG
Proteins encoded in this window:
- a CDS encoding DUF4396 domain-containing protein is translated as MTDTEGAPMTDAAHDHSTHTSSATTSWRTAATATLHCLTGCAIGEVLGMVLGTALGLHNLGTVVLSIVLAFAFGYALTMRGVLRAGVSWRAAVGIALAADTVSIAVMEVIDNTAMLAIPGAMDAGLASGLFWGSLVGSLALAFVVTTPVNRWLIGRGRGHAVVHRFHH